Proteins found in one Massilia sp. H6 genomic segment:
- a CDS encoding ATP phosphoribosyltransferase regulatory subunit, whose translation MPNWLLPENIADVLPSEARKIEDLRRKMLDTFRLYGYELVMPPLLEYVESLLAGAGQDTELRTFKVVDQISGRLLGLRADMTTQVARIDAHLLNRESVTRLCYAGSVLHTRPSGLHATREPLQIGAEIYGHAGLEADAEIQELALASVALAGFADVRLDLCHVGILRAILGEDAAARRDEAQLTCLLRAKDAPGLDELTQQYLPATRKALLALPHLYGDVDVLARAKEELPALPGITRALAELAALAAGAIGRAEVAIDLADLRGYQYESGAMFALFVPGLPNAVARGGRYDHVGEAFGRARPATGFSLDLRELARLLPTAERKHSICAPWGNAPELREKIVDLRNSGEVVIQSMPGHDNVQDEFECDRVLVLENGNWILKNLG comes from the coding sequence ATGCCGAACTGGCTTTTGCCCGAGAATATTGCTGATGTCTTGCCGTCCGAGGCGCGCAAGATCGAAGATCTGCGCCGCAAGATGCTCGACACTTTCCGTCTGTACGGTTATGAGCTGGTCATGCCACCGCTGCTCGAATACGTCGAGTCGCTGCTGGCCGGAGCGGGTCAGGACACCGAGCTGCGCACCTTCAAGGTAGTCGACCAGATTTCGGGTCGCCTGCTCGGCCTGCGCGCCGACATGACCACCCAGGTCGCCCGCATCGATGCCCATCTGCTCAACCGCGAGTCGGTCACCCGGCTGTGCTATGCCGGCAGCGTGCTGCACACCCGCCCGTCGGGCCTGCATGCCACCCGCGAGCCGCTCCAGATCGGCGCCGAGATCTATGGCCACGCCGGCCTGGAAGCCGATGCCGAGATCCAGGAGCTGGCGCTGGCGTCGGTGGCGCTGGCCGGCTTCGCCGACGTGCGCCTCGACCTGTGCCACGTCGGCATCCTGCGCGCGATCCTGGGCGAGGACGCCGCGGCGCGCCGCGACGAAGCCCAGCTCACCTGCCTGCTGCGTGCCAAGGATGCGCCGGGACTCGATGAGCTGACCCAGCAGTATTTGCCTGCCACCCGCAAGGCGCTGCTGGCGCTGCCGCACCTGTATGGCGATGTCGATGTGCTGGCGCGCGCAAAAGAAGAACTTCCGGCGCTGCCGGGCATTACCCGCGCACTGGCGGAGCTGGCCGCGCTGGCGGCTGGCGCCATTGGCCGGGCCGAGGTCGCGATCGACTTGGCCGACCTGCGCGGCTACCAGTACGAAAGCGGGGCCATGTTCGCGCTGTTCGTGCCGGGCCTGCCCAACGCGGTGGCGCGCGGTGGGCGTTACGATCACGTCGGCGAAGCCTTTGGCAGGGCGCGTCCCGCCACCGGCTTCTCGCTCGACCTGCGCGAACTGGCGCGGCTGCTGCCGACGGCCGAACGCAAGCATTCCATCTGCGCGCCCTGGGGCAATGCCCCGGAGCTGCGCGAAAAAATCGTTGATCTGCGGAATAGCGGTGAAGTCGTGATTCAGTCCATGCCGGGTCACGATAATGTTCAGGACGAATTCGAGTGCGACCGTGTGCTCGTCCTCGAAAACGGAAATTGGATTCTCAAAAACTTAGGTTAA
- the hflC gene encoding protease modulator HflC — protein MNRLVTIFVAGFIALLLLSSTIFVVDQRRYAIVFALGQVKSVITEPGLHFKLPPPFQNVIYLDKRILTLDTPDADRFITAEKKNILVDAFVKWRIVDPRLYYVSFNGDESRARDRMSQIIKAALNDEITKRTVREVISGERGRVMEAVKLKVVAEAKQIGIGIVDVRLKRVDYIEQINNSVYERMKAERTRVANELRSTGAAESEQIRADADRQRTVIIAEAFREAEKIKGEGDAKASAIYASSFGKNPEFAKFYRSLEAYRTTFKNRGDVMVVDPNSEFFKYFKAPGSK, from the coding sequence ATGAACCGCCTCGTAACTATCTTCGTGGCGGGCTTCATTGCCCTGTTGCTGCTGTCCTCCACGATTTTCGTGGTCGACCAGCGCCGCTACGCCATCGTCTTCGCGCTGGGGCAGGTCAAGAGCGTGATCACCGAACCGGGCCTGCACTTCAAGCTGCCGCCGCCGTTCCAGAACGTGATCTACCTGGACAAGCGCATCCTGACGCTCGACACGCCTGACGCCGACCGCTTCATCACGGCCGAGAAGAAAAACATTCTGGTCGATGCCTTCGTCAAGTGGCGCATCGTCGATCCGCGCCTGTATTACGTCAGCTTCAACGGCGACGAAAGCCGTGCGCGCGACCGCATGTCGCAGATCATCAAGGCGGCCCTGAACGACGAGATCACCAAGCGCACCGTGCGCGAAGTGATTTCCGGCGAACGCGGCCGCGTGATGGAAGCGGTCAAGCTCAAGGTCGTGGCCGAAGCCAAGCAGATCGGCATCGGCATCGTCGACGTGCGCCTCAAGCGCGTCGACTACATCGAGCAGATCAACAATTCGGTGTACGAGCGCATGAAGGCAGAGCGCACCCGGGTCGCCAACGAACTGCGTTCGACCGGCGCCGCCGAGTCCGAGCAGATCCGCGCCGACGCCGACCGCCAGCGCACCGTGATCATCGCCGAAGCGTTCCGCGAGGCCGAGAAGATCAAGGGTGAGGGCGATGCCAAGGCATCGGCGATCTATGCCAGTTCGTTCGGCAAGAACCCCGAATTCGCCAAGTTCTATCGCTCGCTCGAGGCCTACCGCACCACGTTCAAGAACCGCGGCGACGTGATGGTGGTAGATCCGAACTCGGAGTTCTTCAAGTATTTCAAAGCCCCCGGTAGTAAATAA
- the hflK gene encoding FtsH protease activity modulator HflK encodes MLVSLLKRCGITLSLNDPRWGRKPEGDHKAQEGRRPGEGPPDLDQLWRDFNARLNRLFGARNNGNGSGDGGGGAGTGGDMRGAGVTAGVVALIVALIWLASGAFIVQEGQTGVVTTFGKLSHTTGAGFNWRWPYPIQAHETVNVSQIRTAEIGYRANVRNKQQQEALMLTDDENIIDIQFAVQYTLKDPVQWLYNNRENDETVRQVAETAIREVVGRSKMDFVLYEGREKVAADVHQMMQTIVDRYKLGALITNVTMQAVQPPEQVQSAFDDAVKAGQDRARARNEGEAYANQVIPQARGQAFRLMQEAEAYRSMVVENATGNASRFDQVVAAYGKAPAVTRDRMYIDTMQQIFSNTSKVMIDSRSGNSMIYLPLDKLISQNAGNDGVGSKSGPVQVPGSAPAEVTQALESVRQRDERARDSSRDRESR; translated from the coding sequence ATGCTCGTTTCATTACTCAAGCGTTGCGGCATCACACTGTCGCTGAACGATCCACGTTGGGGCCGCAAGCCCGAAGGTGACCACAAGGCCCAGGAGGGCCGTCGGCCGGGCGAAGGCCCACCGGATCTCGATCAACTCTGGCGTGACTTCAATGCGCGCCTGAACCGCCTGTTCGGTGCCCGTAACAACGGCAACGGCAGCGGCGACGGCGGCGGCGGGGCAGGCACTGGCGGCGACATGCGCGGCGCCGGCGTCACCGCCGGCGTGGTGGCGCTCATCGTCGCCCTGATCTGGCTGGCCAGCGGCGCCTTCATCGTCCAGGAAGGCCAGACCGGCGTGGTCACCACGTTTGGCAAGCTCAGCCACACAACCGGTGCCGGTTTCAACTGGCGCTGGCCGTATCCGATCCAGGCCCACGAGACCGTCAACGTCTCGCAGATTCGTACTGCCGAGATCGGCTATCGCGCCAACGTCCGCAACAAGCAGCAGCAAGAAGCCCTGATGCTGACCGACGACGAAAACATCATCGACATCCAGTTCGCCGTGCAGTACACGCTCAAAGACCCGGTCCAGTGGCTGTACAACAACCGCGAGAACGATGAAACCGTACGCCAGGTTGCCGAAACTGCGATCCGCGAAGTCGTCGGCCGCAGCAAGATGGACTTCGTCCTGTACGAGGGCCGCGAGAAGGTCGCTGCCGACGTGCACCAGATGATGCAGACCATCGTCGACCGCTACAAGCTTGGCGCGCTGATCACCAATGTGACCATGCAGGCGGTGCAGCCGCCGGAGCAGGTGCAAAGTGCCTTCGACGACGCCGTCAAGGCCGGCCAGGACCGCGCCCGTGCCCGCAACGAGGGCGAGGCGTATGCCAACCAGGTGATTCCGCAGGCGCGCGGCCAGGCCTTCCGCCTGATGCAAGAAGCCGAAGCCTACCGCTCGATGGTGGTCGAAAACGCAACCGGTAATGCGTCGCGCTTCGACCAGGTGGTGGCTGCCTACGGCAAGGCGCCGGCGGTCACCCGCGACCGCATGTACATCGATACCATGCAGCAGATTTTTTCCAACACCAGCAAGGTCATGATCGACTCGCGCAGCGGCAACTCGATGATCTACCTGCCACTGGATAAACTCATCTCGCAAAATGCCGGCAACGATGGCGTTGGCAGCAAGTCGGGCCCGGTGCAGGTGCCTGGCTCTGCGCCAGCCGAAGTGACCCAAGCCCTCGAGTCGGTTCGTCAACGCGACGAACGGGCCCGCGATTCCTCACGTGACCGGGAGAGCCGTTAA
- the hflX gene encoding GTPase HflX, whose translation MRAALVGIDFGAGDFNASLEELSLLARSAGADPITTITAKRSSPDAAYFVGTGKADEIAMACKLERIDIVIFNHALSPAQQRNLERRLEIRVVDRTSLILDIFAQRAQSHEGKLQVELAQLQHLATRLIRGWTHLERQKGGIGLRGPGETQLETDRRLIGERVKALRARLTKLRKQHETQRRARGRNQTFSVSLVGYTNAGKSTLFNTLTKAGVYVANQLFATLDTTSRRLYLGEEVGSIVMSDTVGFVRELPHQLVAAFRATLEETIHADLLLHVVDGNSPSRMEQIEQVNDVLREIGADHVPQILVWNKIDAAGLEPAIERDEYDKISRVFISAHTGAGLDLLRDAIVETAKAAPGKKQANDVQDLTEDDAEAGYSDDASVDDSADEPADTMTTSTYVGPH comes from the coding sequence ATGCGTGCAGCGCTGGTCGGCATCGATTTCGGTGCTGGCGATTTCAACGCCAGCCTCGAAGAGCTGTCGCTCCTTGCGCGCTCCGCCGGCGCCGACCCGATCACCACGATCACGGCCAAGCGCAGCAGTCCCGACGCAGCCTATTTCGTCGGTACCGGCAAGGCCGACGAAATCGCGATGGCCTGCAAGCTTGAGCGTATCGACATCGTCATTTTCAACCACGCATTGTCTCCAGCCCAGCAACGCAATCTCGAGCGCCGTCTCGAGATTCGCGTGGTCGATCGCACCAGCCTGATCCTCGATATCTTCGCGCAGCGCGCCCAGAGCCACGAAGGCAAGCTGCAGGTCGAACTGGCCCAGCTGCAGCACCTGGCCACGCGCCTGATCCGCGGCTGGACCCACCTCGAGCGTCAAAAAGGTGGTATCGGCCTGCGCGGTCCGGGTGAAACCCAGCTCGAGACCGACCGCCGGCTGATCGGCGAGCGGGTCAAGGCGCTGCGCGCCCGTCTGACCAAGCTGCGCAAGCAGCACGAAACCCAGCGCCGCGCGCGCGGGCGCAACCAGACGTTCTCGGTTTCGCTGGTCGGGTACACCAACGCCGGCAAGTCGACGCTGTTCAACACCCTCACCAAGGCTGGCGTGTACGTGGCGAACCAGTTGTTCGCCACCCTCGACACCACCAGCCGCCGCCTGTACCTGGGCGAAGAGGTGGGCAGCATCGTGATGTCCGACACCGTCGGCTTCGTGCGCGAGCTGCCGCACCAGCTGGTGGCGGCATTTCGCGCCACGCTCGAAGAAACCATCCACGCCGACCTGCTGCTGCATGTGGTCGATGGCAATTCGCCGTCGCGCATGGAACAGATCGAGCAGGTCAACGACGTGCTGCGCGAGATCGGCGCCGACCATGTCCCGCAGATTCTGGTCTGGAACAAAATCGACGCTGCCGGGCTCGAGCCGGCGATCGAGCGTGATGAGTATGATAAGATCAGCCGCGTTTTTATCAGCGCCCATACCGGCGCCGGCCTGGACCTACTGCGCGACGCGATCGTCGAGACGGCAAAGGCCGCGCCTGGCAAGAAGCAAGCGAACGACGTGCAGGACCTGACCGAGGATGACGCCGAAGCTGGCTATTCCGACGACGCATCGGTGGACGACTCAGCCGATGAACCTGCCGATACCATGACAACCTCTACCTACGTCGGGCCCCATTAG
- the hfq gene encoding RNA chaperone Hfq — translation MSNKGQLLQDPFLNALRKEHVPVSIYLVNGIKLQGHIESFDQYVVLLRNTVTQMVYKHAISTVVPARAVNLNLDPEAE, via the coding sequence ATGAGCAACAAAGGGCAACTGTTACAAGACCCATTCCTGAACGCATTGCGTAAGGAGCACGTCCCGGTCTCCATCTATCTGGTCAACGGCATCAAGCTCCAGGGCCACATCGAATCGTTCGACCAGTACGTCGTTCTGCTTCGTAACACCGTGACCCAGATGGTCTACAAGCACGCCATTTCCACCGTCGTCCCGGCCCGCGCCGTCAATCTCAACCTCGACCCAGAAGCCGAGTAA
- the der gene encoding ribosome biogenesis GTPase Der encodes MKPVIALVGRPNVGKSTLFNRLTRSRDALVADLPGLTRDRHYGEGRIGERPFLVIDTGGFEPVAKEGIMFEMALQTRQAVAEADVVVFIVDGRQGMTPHDKTITDYLRKTGRKVMLVVNKSEGMKYTSVTSEFYELGMGDPYVISAAHGDGVNDLVVEALDFAFASRPDAEQLGEHVDHGVKIAIVGRPNVGKSTLINTLVGEQRVIAFDMPGTTRDSIEVPFEREGKQYTLIDTAGIRRRGKVFEAIEKFSVVKTMQSISDANVVILLLDAQQDISEQDAHIAGFILESGRALVVAVNKWDGLQSDDRDEVKIDLDRKLDFLSFAKTHFISALKGTGIAQLMKSVDAAYAAATANLSTPRLTRALQEAVEKQEPKRKGTTRPKLRYAHQGGQNPPIIVIHGNALDAVSDPYKRYLERHFRDTFNLVGTPVRIELKTGKNPFARDQK; translated from the coding sequence ATGAAGCCGGTAATCGCACTCGTAGGTCGCCCGAATGTCGGGAAGTCGACCCTGTTCAACCGCCTCACACGTTCGCGGGACGCGTTGGTGGCCGATCTTCCTGGCCTGACCCGCGACCGCCACTATGGCGAAGGCCGGATCGGCGAGCGTCCCTTCCTGGTGATCGACACCGGCGGTTTCGAACCGGTAGCCAAGGAAGGCATCATGTTCGAGATGGCGCTGCAGACGCGCCAGGCGGTGGCCGAAGCCGACGTCGTGGTGTTCATCGTCGACGGCCGCCAGGGCATGACCCCGCACGACAAGACCATCACCGATTACCTGCGCAAGACGGGCCGCAAGGTCATGCTCGTGGTGAACAAGTCAGAAGGCATGAAGTACACCTCGGTCACGTCCGAGTTCTACGAGCTTGGCATGGGCGACCCGTACGTGATCTCGGCCGCCCACGGCGACGGCGTCAACGACCTGGTGGTCGAGGCGCTCGACTTTGCCTTCGCCAGCCGGCCCGATGCCGAGCAGCTGGGCGAACACGTCGACCATGGCGTCAAGATCGCCATCGTCGGCCGTCCCAACGTCGGCAAATCGACCCTGATCAACACCCTGGTCGGCGAGCAGCGCGTGATCGCCTTCGACATGCCGGGCACCACCCGCGACTCGATCGAGGTGCCATTCGAACGCGAAGGCAAGCAGTACACGCTGATCGACACCGCCGGCATCCGCCGTCGTGGCAAGGTTTTCGAAGCCATTGAGAAATTTTCGGTGGTCAAGACCATGCAGTCGATTTCGGATGCCAACGTCGTCATCCTGCTGCTCGATGCGCAGCAGGATATTTCCGAGCAAGATGCGCATATCGCCGGCTTCATCCTGGAGTCGGGCAGGGCGCTGGTGGTTGCCGTCAACAAATGGGATGGCTTGCAATCGGACGACCGCGACGAAGTCAAGATCGACCTCGACCGCAAGCTCGATTTCCTGTCCTTTGCCAAGACCCATTTCATCTCGGCGCTCAAGGGCACCGGTATTGCCCAGCTGATGAAATCGGTGGACGCTGCCTACGCGGCCGCGACCGCCAACCTGTCGACCCCGCGCCTGACCCGCGCGTTGCAGGAAGCTGTCGAGAAGCAGGAACCAAAACGCAAGGGAACGACCCGGCCGAAACTGCGCTACGCCCACCAGGGCGGCCAGAACCCGCCGATCATCGTCATCCACGGCAATGCACTCGACGCCGTCAGCGACCCGTACAAGCGCTATCTCGAGCGCCATTTCCGCGACACTTTCAACCTGGTTGGCACGCCGGTGCGCATCGAGCTCAAGACCGGCAAGAACCCTTTCGCCAGGGATCAGAAATAG
- the bamB gene encoding outer membrane protein assembly factor BamB, which translates to MRISSKLVGVGVLALMTGCSSMPSMPSLNSLNPFASKSKADQPAPLVELKGTMAVRTAWKLEIGKAGSYQFSPALTGNTVVVASGNGDIARVEAATGRQIWRTKAGTDLSSGVGTDGNLIVVGGTKGTLLAFDMDGKPLWKSQLSSEILSAPVVGQGVVVARSLDNRIVGFDARTGEKKWTVQRISPPLTLRNAPGMVVSGSDVIIAQPAGRLSSFILATGAPRWDVEVGVARGATELERVTDIGGTPVLFENDVCAVSYQGRVGCFDVTTGSARWTRDLSSEAGVAVDQRFVFVPDDKGALFAFNRDTGASAWKNDKLAFRRLSTPLSYGRAVAVGDYQGIVHFLSREDGSFLARAATDGSPIVGTPVVAGSHLIFQTQNGTVTAIAVE; encoded by the coding sequence ATGCGTATTAGCAGCAAACTTGTTGGTGTTGGTGTACTGGCCCTGATGACGGGTTGCTCGAGCATGCCGTCGATGCCGTCGCTCAACTCGCTCAATCCATTCGCCTCGAAAAGCAAGGCCGACCAGCCTGCGCCGCTCGTCGAGCTCAAGGGCACGATGGCGGTGCGTACTGCCTGGAAGCTCGAGATCGGCAAGGCCGGCAGCTACCAGTTCTCGCCTGCGCTGACCGGCAATACCGTGGTGGTAGCCAGCGGCAATGGCGACATCGCGCGCGTGGAAGCGGCCACCGGACGCCAGATCTGGCGCACCAAGGCCGGCACCGACTTGTCGAGCGGAGTCGGTACCGACGGCAACCTGATCGTCGTCGGTGGCACCAAGGGTACCCTGCTGGCCTTCGATATGGACGGCAAGCCGTTGTGGAAGTCGCAGCTCTCGAGCGAGATCCTGTCGGCGCCGGTGGTGGGCCAGGGCGTGGTGGTCGCGCGCAGCCTGGACAACCGCATCGTCGGCTTCGACGCCAGAACCGGCGAAAAGAAATGGACCGTGCAGCGTATCTCGCCGCCGCTGACCTTGCGCAACGCGCCGGGCATGGTGGTGAGCGGCAGCGACGTCATCATCGCCCAGCCTGCTGGCCGCCTGTCGTCGTTCATCCTGGCCACCGGCGCGCCGCGCTGGGATGTCGAGGTGGGCGTGGCGCGCGGCGCCACCGAACTCGAACGCGTGACCGATATCGGCGGCACCCCGGTGCTGTTCGAGAACGACGTCTGCGCGGTGTCTTACCAGGGCCGGGTCGGCTGCTTCGACGTCACTACCGGTTCGGCGCGCTGGACCCGCGACCTGTCGTCGGAAGCCGGCGTCGCGGTCGACCAGCGCTTCGTGTTCGTACCCGACGACAAGGGCGCGCTGTTCGCTTTCAACCGCGACACCGGCGCCTCGGCCTGGAAGAACGACAAGCTGGCCTTCCGCCGCCTGTCCACGCCACTGAGCTACGGCCGCGCGGTCGCGGTCGGCGACTACCAGGGCATCGTGCATTTCCTCTCGCGCGAGGATGGCTCGTTCCTGGCGCGCGCCGCGACAGACGGCAGCCCGATCGTCGGCACCCCCGTGGTGGCTGGATCGCACCTTATTTTTCAAACACAAAATGGAACTGTGACCGCTATCGCGGTCGAATAG